The Salvia miltiorrhiza cultivar Shanhuang (shh) unplaced genomic scaffold, IMPLAD_Smil_shh original_scaffold_302, whole genome shotgun sequence genome window below encodes:
- the LOC131003980 gene encoding protein FAR1-RELATED SEQUENCE 5-like codes for MEDLEYPASLEDETIELVFPECDAKSKPFEGQIFPNLQLACQFYKDYAKLCGFAARKSTSTKVDGTIVTYYMLCNREGHPPVPDVLLMPESGSSIKKRKKTSCKVKCMARIIFQYLDLGVYKVRTFNEGHNHTMVPTVSRHLMPVNRTVTPVHQMWITSAIKARIGPMRSFRMYREIMDKYEDIGCTSDDFKNFAHELYVYALDSDAHMILETFKNKKELGNGFQYFYEVDDENRLIRLIWTDETSIRNYKLFGEAVSFDATYNTNRYKLIFTPFTGRDNHGKCLSFGAAIISREDVDSYSWVLEKFVECVGNAPPLLITDQDPGLKKAVAAVWPETRHRYCMWHITIKVAEKLPSRLRDSTDFKTKFGKIVWTDLVEPYFFEESWKNLMDEYDLLDNRWFSDMFEDRSHWIPTYFRDVSMSGLFRTTLLSESENSYFKRFLNKNGNIMMLYMHYCSALEAQRHNYHKITLADETGVLPLKTSLKIEKHASSIYTNNIFKEVQEEIYASQSYCSMYKMEDQADESIYTVHDNVDGKFVVRHRLDDSYSFCNCNLFVRKGILCKHIFLAFRTLQVDRIPDKYISIRWSKFRILSAMVPGLELGSAPSQKSVIGNNQFFNVLCNCVGYVGDNQELREELLAALIEVEKRFSKEGSIESKIEAKHRLFNDFYGIAPPETPSVLPPLIAKTKGSGTGGRRKSNQEKAMVLAQKPMRNCKKCNTMGHHDSRNCPTKKTLH; via the exons ATGGAGGATTTAg AATATCCGGCGtctttagaagatgaaacaattgAACTTGTATTTCCGGAATGTGATGCTAAAAGCAAACCGTTTGAGGGGCAGATATTTCCAAATCTACAATTAGCATGTCAGTTCTACAAAGACTATGCAAAACTATGCGGCTTTGCAGCCAGAAAAAGTACAAGCACAAAAGTTGATGGTACAATTGTAACATACTATATGTTATGCAATAGAGAAGGCCATCCTCCTGTACCAGATGTGTTGTTGATGCCTGAAAGTGGAAGTTCAATAAAAAAGCGTAAGAAAACATCATGCAAGGTGAAGTGCATGGCAcgaattatttttcaatatttggaTTTGGGTGTATATAAGGTTCGTACGTTCAACGAGGGTCATAACCACACCATGGTTCCTACTGTATCTCGACACCTTATGCCCGTCAACCGGACTGTTACTCCCGTCCATCAGATGTGGATTACTTCTGCCATTAAAGCACGTATTGGTCCTATGAGATCTTTTCGCATGTACAGAGAGATTATGGATAAATATGAAGACATTGGATGCACTAGTGATGATTTCAAAAATTTTGCTCATGAGCTCTATGTTTACGCACTTGATTCAGATGCTCACATGATTTTAGAAACATTCAAGAATAAAAAAGAGTTAGGCAATGGCTTCCAATATTTTTACGAGGTAGACGATGAGAACAGGCTGATTCGGTTGATTTGGACCGACGAAACATCTATCAGAAACTACAAATTATTTGGTGAAGCCGTGTCCTTTGATGCAACATACAATACCAACAG GTATAAATTGATCTTCACACCGTTCACCGGTAGGGATAACCATGGCAAGTGTTTGTCATTTGGTGCAGCCATTATATCTCGAGAAGACGTTGATTCTTATTCTTGGGTTTTAGAGAAGTTTGTGGAATGCGTGGGAAATGCCCCACCACTATTAATAACTGATCAAGATCCAGGGCTGAAAAAGGCTGTTGCGGCTGTGTGGCCTGAAACACGTCACAGATACTGCATGTGGCATATTACAATCAAGGTGGCTGAGAAGTTGCCGTCAAGATTGAGGGATAGCACCGATTTCAAGACCAAGTTTGGGAAAATTGTGTGGACTGATTTGGTTGAGCCTTATTTTTTTGAGGAGAGTTGGAAGAATCTTATGGATGAATACGACTTGTTGGATAATAGATGGTTTTCAGATATGTTTGAGGATCGTTCACACTGGATCCCGACATATTTTAGAGATGTGAGTATGAGTGGATTATTCAGAACGACATTGTTGTCAGAGAGCGAGAATAGCTACTTTAAACGGTTTCTTAACAAGAACGGAAATATTATGATGTTGTACATGCACTATTGCAGTGCATTGGAGGCTCAACGTCATAATTATCATAAGATTACTCTTGCTGATGAGACTGGCGTTCTACCCTTGAAGACGAGCCTTAAAATAGAGAAGCATGCTTCATCTATATACACCAACAACATATTCAAGGAGGTACAAGAAGAGATATATGCTTCTCAATCCTATTGCAGCATGTATAAGATGGAGGATCAAGCCGATGAGAGCATATATACTGTGCATGACAATGTTGATGGCAAATTTGTGGTGCGACACAGACTGGATGACAGTTATTCATTTTGTAACTGCAACCTGTTCGTCAGAAAAGGTATTCTGTGCAAACACATTTTTCTTGCTTTTCGCACATTGCAAGTGGATAGAATTCCTGATAAATACATATCAATTCGCTGGAGCAAGTTTAGAATTTTGTCGGCCATGGTTCCTGGACTTGAGCTCGGTAGTGCCCCTAGCCAAAAATCTGTTATTGGTAACAATCAGTTTTTCAATGTTCTTTGCAATTGTGTTGGGTATGTCGGTGACAATCAAGAGCTACGTGAAGAACTACTTGCAGCCCTGATTGAAGTGGAAAAAAGATTTTCAAAGGAGGGCAGTATAGAGTCTAAGATCGAAGCTAAGCATAGGCTTTTCAATGATTTTTATGGTATTGCACCACCTGAAACACCATCTGTTTTACCTCCGCTCATAGCCAAAACCAAAGGGAGTGGCACTGGTGGAAGAAGAAAATCAAACCAAGAGAAGGCCATGGTTCTTGCTCAGAAGCCAATGCGTAATTGCAAGAAGTGCAATACGATGGGGCATCATGATTCAAGGAATTGCCCAACAAAAAAGACTTTGCATTGA
- the LOC131003998 gene encoding uncharacterized protein LOC131003998 gives MQRDISTSKPLQKIEKELGYYAMYLESGEKNEILFSFFDIHVRRFEMLSMRRGNVVNICIVDAWTLVLNWKEQYRSDNSPLRFFATASLYVDSIAPSNSTEESQRASFFMSLYVELNEFGKNPVGKIDMFFFPVVEQNQYFALCVDLKRERIFVLDSLVDISDDNDLGKYESICIKVRTLLAYYLNYKEETIKAKTVANSKIHIVKLKWADKRNTLDTAIYLMRHLETFMGDISSNWKCDMYNAGARQLSRMRVRYCSSIISWNQNDKKQEIQDTAAKEYHEICLDPSVNINALLVG, from the exons ATGCAACGAGATATATCCACTTCAAAACCACTACAAAAAATTGAGAAGGAGTTGGGATATTATGCCATGTATTTGGAAAGTGGGGAGAA gaatgaaattttattttcattctttGATATACACGTAAGGCGTTTTGAGATGTTGTCAATGAGAAGAGGCAATGTGGTGAACATTTGTATCGTAGATGCGTGGACACTAGTTCTGAACTGGAAGGAGCAATATCGTTCAGATAATTCACCACTACGCTTCTTCGCTACAGCCAGCCTATAT gTTGACAGTATAGCTCCAAGTAATTCAACTGAAGAATCGCAAAGAGCTTCATTCTTCATGTCATTATATGTTGAGTTGAACGAGTTTGGCAAAAATCCAGTTGGGAAAATTGATATG TTCTTCTTTCCAGTTGTTGAACAAAACCAGTACTTTGCTTTGTGTGTGGATTTAAAGAGGGAACGAATCTTCGTGCTGGATAGTCTCGTAGATATATCAGATGATAATGATCTGGGAAAGTATGAGAGCATTTGTATTAAAGTT CGTACACTGTTGGCGTATTATCTCAACTACAAAGAGGAGACCATCAAGGCAAAAACTGTGGCTAATTCAAAAATACATATTGTCAAGTTGAAGTGGGCGGACAAGCGAAATACATTGGACACAGCTATTTATCTTATGCGACATTTGGAAACCTTCATGGGGGATATTTCATCAAATTGGAAGTGTGACATGTACAACGCAGGTGCACGCCAATTATCTCGAATGCGCGTGAGGTATTGCTCGTCCATAATATCATGGAATCAGAACGATAAGAAACAAGAGATTCAGGATACTGCTGCAAAAGAATATCATGAGATTTGTCTTGATCCATCTGTTAACATAAATGCATTATTGGTCGGATGA
- the LOC131003979 gene encoding uncharacterized protein LOC131003979 → MNDAIVIGEMIRIAREMVQKASDEEKNSQYFKDSLVAASKIIGVTIELGGKLRDKLPEGLQPETDPFWYKDEVHAAVDAASVETLPNKTRDMPENVDIPSFSLNVTQEFENAPSNVDVMGGIGAETHEGIGSRVDVGATAEVTEDVTEENEGAIPRGSGTGIQNDEVMDITITTDKDVVVDGSVNVGHGGMEDSLLDDVNEQEEIACDIAVAKKLKSAATDDGVSAKSDENLIAANKKNAKEQGRDVSGVVVEKIEVRHSNRVQGNFGRDANKKLMNATTTKSGVKVAYPKKK, encoded by the exons ATGAACGATGCAATAGTAATTGGTGAAATGATCCGCATAGCACGTGAAATGGTGCAGAAGGCTTCGGATGAGGAGAAGAACTCACAGTATTTCAAGGATAGCTTGGTTGCAGCGTCAAAAATTATTGGTGTAACGATTGAGTTGGGTGGGAAGTTGCGTGACAAGTTGCCTGAGGGATTGCAACCTGAAACTGACCCGTTTTGGTATAAGGACGAAGTTCACGCTGCTGTTGATGCAGCCTCAGTTGAAACTTTGCCAAATAAAACACGTGACATGCCTGAGAATGTTGATATTCCAAGTTTCTCCCTGAACGTAACACAGGAATTCGAAAATGCTCCTTCCAAT GTTGATGTTATGGGTGGTATTGGAGCTGAAACCCATGAAGGCATCGGTAGCAGAGTGGACGTTGGTGCAACAGCTGAAGTGACTGAGGAT GTTACAGAAGAAAATGAAGGAGCAATTCCAAGGGGGTCGGGTACTGGGATTCAGAATGACGAAGTAATGGACATAACTATCACGACGGATAAG GATGTGGTTGTCGATGGAAGCGTAAATGTTGGACATGGAGGGATGGAAGATTCCCTGCTGGATGATGTCAATGAACAGGAAGAAATTGCTTGTGACATAGCCGTCGCAAAGAAATTGAAGAGTGCGGCGACTGACGATGGTGTTTCAGCAAAGAGCGATGAG AATTTAATTGCCgcgaataaaaaaaatgcaaaggAGCAAGGCAGGGATGTTAGCGGCGTTGTTGTGGAGAAGATAGAGGTCAGGCATTCTAATAGG GTTCAGGGAAACTTTGGGCGTGATGCCAACAAGAAATTGATGAATGCTACAACAACAAAATCTGGGGTAAAGGTGGCATACCCTaagaagaaatga
- the LOC131003982 gene encoding uncharacterized protein LOC131003982 — protein MCEFAAGTSRVKKTKKVVQGSSSGPPTKRLKVGESSGVKNVEDGSESPKVKKLKRKEFAIPNEVKCRRRIKNTEDGPDAKKKTDHPRLKTRTTTCTFFKKLTVLNEAQKDAVRSIGFGHILEFKVNRVPSELAYWVLDRFNHRSCTLELDVLTKVEIEEDDVYRVYGFPKGNKLIENFERTAENELFIEWKNFFNVANRDKIKIKVVLRRMVDSADGGTWFKRHFVIALCFSLMESCTSGTLELGRVYVEVFD, from the exons ATGTGCGAATTCGCAGCTGGCACCTCACGcgttaaaaaaacaaaaaaggtaGTGCAAGGATCGTCCTCTGGCCCACCCACAAAGAGACTGAAAGTGGGCGAATCATCCGGAGTGAAGAATGTGGAAG ATGGTTCCGAAAGCCCAAAAGTAAAGAAGCTAAAGAGAAAGGAATTTGCAATTCCAAACGAGGTGAAGTGTCGTCGACGGATTAAGAACACCGAAGATGGTCCAGATGCCAAAAAGAAAACAGACCACCCAAGGCTCAAGACCCGTACCACAACATGTACATTCTTTAAAAAATTGACAGTTTTGAACGAAGCACAAAAGGATGCGGTCCGTTCTATTGGATTCGGGCATATATTAGAGTTCAAGGTGAACAGAGTACCATCAGAACTTGCTTATTGGGTCTTGGACAGGTTCAACCATAGGAGCTGCACATTAGAGCTTGATGTACTTACAAAAGTTGAGATAGAGGAGGATGATGTGTACAGGGTCTATGGATTTCCGAAAGGAAATAAGCTGATAGAGAACTTTGAAAGGACGGCTGAAAATGAGCTCTTTATCGAGTGGAAGAATTTCTTCAATGTAGCGAACAGAGACAAGATCAAGATAAAAGTAGTGCTACGACGTATGGTTGACAGTGCAGATGGTGGGACGTGGTTTAAGCGCCATTTCGTCATTGCATTGTGTTTCTCGCTGATGGAGAGTTGCACTAGTGGCACC CTGGAATTGGGGAGAGTATATGTTGAGGTGTTTGATTGA